From Peptoanaerobacter stomatis, one genomic window encodes:
- the whiA gene encoding DNA-binding protein WhiA, with product MFFSKEIRDEITDIKIYDDNEIIALLSGVFMFCGSVVIKGNGKLSFQINTESITVAKKVSLLFKKMFSITLELYQKNNYNFNKEKIYTLEYTQTLNEISNILKKIFVLNEDSSGVISIRSDIDEIITKNENAVKSFLRGAYMMSGSIADPEKSYHLEFISHDFTFSQNFSALLNESNIKSNITQRKESFIIYIKESESISDLLNLIGAHKSMFKFEDIRIKKQVRNNINRIVNCETANLSKIAKTYVRQKKAIQYISDKKGLSFLPNELRQIAILRLENEEDSLKELGEKLPNPVSKSVVNRRLSKIEKIAQLIYEEE from the coding sequence GTGTTTTTTTCAAAAGAAATAAGAGATGAGATAACAGATATAAAAATATATGATGATAATGAAATTATAGCTCTTTTAAGTGGAGTTTTTATGTTTTGCGGAAGTGTTGTAATAAAAGGTAACGGAAAACTTTCTTTTCAGATAAATACAGAAAGCATAACTGTTGCGAAAAAAGTATCTCTCCTTTTTAAAAAAATGTTTTCAATAACTCTTGAATTATATCAAAAAAATAATTATAATTTTAATAAGGAAAAAATTTATACTTTAGAATATACGCAGACTTTGAATGAAATAAGCAATATTTTAAAAAAAATCTTTGTGCTTAATGAAGATAGTAGCGGTGTAATATCTATAAGAAGTGATATAGATGAAATTATAACAAAAAATGAGAATGCAGTAAAATCTTTTTTGAGAGGAGCTTATATGATGTCAGGTTCAATAGCAGATCCTGAAAAATCATATCACCTCGAATTTATATCACATGACTTTACATTTAGTCAAAATTTTTCCGCTTTATTAAATGAAAGTAATATAAAATCTAATATTACTCAAAGGAAAGAATCTTTTATTATATATATAAAAGAAAGTGAAAGTATATCGGATTTATTAAATTTGATTGGCGCACACAAAAGTATGTTTAAATTTGAAGATATACGAATAAAAAAACAAGTTAGAAACAACATAAACAGAATAGTCAACTGTGAAACTGCCAATCTAAGTAAAATAGCAAAAACATACGTAAGACAAAAAAAAGCAATACAATACATCTCAGATAAAAAAGGTCTTAGTTTTTTGCCGAATGAATTAAGGCAGATTGCTATTTTAAGATTAGAAAATGAAGAGGACAGTTTAAAAGAATTAGGTGAAAAGCTACCTAATCCGGTAAGTAAGTCTGTTGTAAATCGTAGACTTTCCAAAATAGAAAAAATAGCTCAACTAATTTATGAGGAGGAATAA
- a CDS encoding glutaredoxin family protein, translating into MENITVYTSTSCHYCHLLKDYLKEKNVAFDERNIDTDSDARAFLIKNRIMGVPAMYVGEQQIVGFDKEKIDEVLGL; encoded by the coding sequence ATGGAAAATATAACTGTTTATACAAGTACATCTTGTCATTACTGTCATCTTCTTAAGGATTATTTGAAAGAAAAAAATGTTGCTTTTGATGAAAGAAATATAGATACTGATTCTGATGCAAGGGCATTTCTTATAAAAAACAGAATTATGGGTGTACCTGCAATGTATGTTGGTGAGCAACAAATAGTAGGCTTTGACAAAGAAAAAATAGATGAGGTATTAGGATTATAA
- a CDS encoding phosphoglycerate dehydrogenase, producing MKAVFTIKYTDEQIKMIEDLGYDVIVRNKFLNEEDYDCDVLHCFKTLTSENLHKFVNLKLVQLASIGFEHLPKEELLKTDIKISNQNGIYSKPIGEWIVYNILQIIKNDKKIIENQQLKKWEFIRDVDELDGKTLLFLGTGSIATEAAKRLSNFGVKIIGLNSNGRDMDFFDECYSLSDIDKFLHISDFIINVLPATDKTYNYINKDLLKKFKKGTNFINVSRGLVVNEDDLLWALREGIVKNACLDVFVNEPLDVSSPFWDMENVYISPHISWSSSKKNERVFENLYDNMKNFIENKPLKNIVDLKKGY from the coding sequence ATGAAAGCTGTTTTTACAATAAAATACACTGATGAGCAGATAAAGATGATAGAAGATTTGGGATATGATGTAATTGTAAGAAATAAATTTTTAAATGAAGAAGATTATGATTGTGATGTACTTCATTGTTTTAAAACATTGACATCTGAGAATTTACATAAATTTGTTAACCTTAAACTTGTTCAACTTGCATCTATAGGATTTGAACACTTACCGAAAGAAGAATTATTAAAAACAGACATAAAGATATCAAATCAAAACGGAATATACTCAAAGCCTATTGGAGAGTGGATAGTATATAATATATTGCAAATAATAAAAAATGATAAAAAAATAATAGAAAATCAACAGTTGAAAAAATGGGAGTTTATAAGAGATGTTGATGAGCTTGATGGAAAAACACTTTTATTTCTTGGAACAGGCAGTATAGCAACAGAAGCTGCCAAAAGATTGTCAAATTTTGGTGTGAAAATAATAGGTCTTAACAGTAATGGCAGAGATATGGATTTTTTTGATGAATGTTACAGCTTAAGTGATATAGATAAATTTCTACACATATCGGACTTTATCATAAATGTGTTACCGGCAACTGACAAAACATATAATTATATTAATAAGGATTTACTGAAAAAATTCAAAAAAGGTACTAATTTTATCAATGTGTCAAGAGGTCTTGTTGTAAATGAAGATGATTTGCTTTGGGCTTTGAGAGAAGGTATTGTAAAAAATGCCTGCTTAGATGTTTTTGTAAATGAACCGCTTGATGTATCATCACCGTTTTGGGATATGGAAAATGTATATATTTCTCCGCATATATCTTGGAGTTCATCTAAAAAAAATGAAAGAGTTTTTGAAAATTTATATGATAATATGAAAAATTTTATAGAGAATAAACCGCTTAAAAATATTGTTGATTTGAAGAAAGGTTATTAA
- the rpsI gene encoding 30S ribosomal protein S9 gives MAKVQYFGTGRRKSSVARVRLLPGDGKITINKRDVEDYFGAGYETQKREVRRPLEITETLGKYDVFVNVSGGGFTGQAGAIRHGISRALLEVDAELRKTLKSEGFLTRDSRMKERKKYGLKAARRAPQFSKR, from the coding sequence ATGGCAAAGGTACAATATTTCGGAACAGGAAGAAGAAAGAGTTCTGTTGCAAGAGTAAGATTATTACCGGGCGACGGAAAAATAACTATAAACAAGAGAGACGTAGAAGACTATTTCGGAGCAGGATATGAAACTCAAAAAAGAGAAGTAAGAAGACCACTTGAAATAACAGAAACATTAGGTAAGTACGATGTATTTGTAAATGTTTCCGGTGGTGGATTTACAGGTCAAGCCGGAGCGATAAGACACGGTATTTCAAGAGCATTACTTGAAGTAGATGCAGAATTAAGAAAAACTCTAAAATCAGAAGGTTTCTTAACAAGAGATTCAAGAATGAAAGAAAGAAAGAAATATGGTCTTAAAGCGGCAAGACGTGCTCCACAGTTCTCCAAGAGATAA
- a CDS encoding competence/damage-inducible protein A: MKAEIISVGTELLLGEVVNTNASDIAKALKEIGISVYNIDTVGDNPKRLYEDIEKAYDRSDIIITTGGLGPTKDDLTKDIVADFLKVDMVLDENEVEKLKNYFKNRKDELNEGNMTQAYFPKGYEILDNPNGTASGCVINKDNKIIIVMPGPPREMKPMLKNYVIPYLSKLSSKYFASKTINVIGIGESKMEEMIMELIKHQTNPTIAPYFKDKSLTLRVMASDDDKKTAENMLLPTIEKIKSILNDNIYAYGDDLAIEDVVCKYLMDNNLTVSTVESCTGGMLSSRIINISGISKCFKSGYVTYSNESKIQLGVSEDTLQKYGAVSEQTAIEMATACAKKSGSDIAISTTGVAGPDGGSEEKPVGLVYIGLYINGQTYCKKLNIVGNRQRIRRIATSNALDFVRRTLKMPIYEIN; the protein is encoded by the coding sequence ATGAAAGCAGAAATAATATCTGTAGGAACAGAATTATTATTAGGTGAAGTTGTAAATACAAATGCAAGCGATATAGCTAAAGCATTAAAAGAAATCGGAATATCGGTTTATAATATAGATACAGTAGGAGATAATCCTAAAAGATTGTATGAAGATATAGAAAAGGCATATGACAGAAGTGATATAATAATAACTACCGGAGGTTTAGGACCTACAAAAGATGACTTGACAAAAGATATTGTTGCCGATTTTTTGAAAGTTGATATGGTTCTTGATGAAAATGAAGTAGAAAAATTAAAAAACTATTTTAAAAATAGGAAAGATGAACTTAATGAAGGCAATATGACACAGGCATATTTTCCAAAAGGCTATGAAATACTTGACAATCCTAACGGAACAGCGAGTGGCTGTGTGATAAATAAAGACAATAAAATAATTATTGTAATGCCGGGACCTCCAAGAGAAATGAAGCCTATGCTCAAAAATTATGTCATACCATATCTTTCCAAATTATCCTCAAAATATTTTGCCAGTAAAACTATAAACGTTATCGGAATTGGCGAATCTAAAATGGAAGAAATGATTATGGAATTGATAAAACATCAAACTAATCCTACTATTGCTCCCTATTTCAAAGATAAAAGTCTTACTCTCAGAGTTATGGCATCAGATGATGATAAAAAAACTGCAGAAAATATGTTGTTACCTACAATAGAAAAAATAAAAAGCATATTAAATGACAACATATATGCTTACGGAGATGATTTAGCTATAGAAGACGTTGTTTGTAAATATCTTATGGATAACAATTTGACTGTATCAACAGTTGAATCTTGTACAGGTGGTATGCTATCATCAAGAATCATAAATATATCAGGTATAAGCAAATGTTTTAAAAGCGGTTATGTTACTTATTCAAATGAATCTAAAATTCAGCTTGGTGTAAGTGAAGATACATTGCAAAAATACGGTGCGGTATCAGAGCAAACGGCAATAGAGATGGCAACTGCTTGTGCAAAAAAATCAGGCTCCGATATAGCAATATCCACTACAGGTGTAGCAGGACCTGATGGAGGTAGCGAAGAAAAACCGGTAGGTTTAGTGTATATAGGATTATATATAAACGGACAGACTTATTGTAAAAAATTAAATATAGTAGGAAATAGGCAAAGAATAAGAAGAATAGCTACAAGTAATGCACTTGACTTTGTAAGAAGAACATTAAAAATGCCTATATATGAAATTAATTAA
- the rplM gene encoding 50S ribosomal protein L13 — MKCYVQKPSEVQRKWHLIDAEGKTLGRLSTEIAKLLRGKHKVTFTPHVDGGDYVVVINAEKIEVTGKKRDNKVYRHHTGYIGNLKEINFKKLQEKKPEEIIRLSVSGMLPKNKLRAPMMKRLRIFAGPEHVHQAQNVENYEF; from the coding sequence ATGAAGTGTTATGTTCAAAAACCTTCAGAGGTTCAAAGAAAATGGCATCTTATAGATGCAGAAGGAAAGACTCTTGGTAGACTTTCTACTGAAATAGCAAAACTATTAAGAGGTAAACACAAAGTTACTTTTACACCACACGTTGACGGTGGTGATTATGTAGTTGTTATCAATGCTGAAAAGATTGAAGTTACAGGTAAGAAAAGAGACAACAAAGTATATAGACACCATACAGGATATATAGGAAATCTTAAAGAAATAAACTTTAAGAAATTACAAGAAAAAAAACCTGAAGAAATAATAAGATTATCTGTAAGTGGAATGCTCCCTAAAAACAAATTAAGAGCACCTATGATGAAGAGACTAAGAATATTTGCAGGTCCTGAACATGTTCATCAAGCTCAAAATGTAGAAAATTACGAATTTTAA
- a CDS encoding DUF4931 domain-containing protein: MSEIRLDFVTKRAVIFTNIRENKPTDLWDKNIMNVFEKFDDIEYSPNCPFCVGNEHMTPENQYDSEENWKVKIIPNMYPIIQTEMEIKSINKFCYVSTGIHDVIVETPKHNETYFTMDLNQFNIIYEKIHKRYKELINNDDISYVSLFKNYKMLGGASLQHSHSQILSLDAIPIKLNYEINSSYEYYKDKHSCPYCDMLNFEMKAEKRIIYENEYFIALEPYASAYKYETWILPKNHISSFENEEKISYLSEMLYKVFNLLYNTIGNFPFNMYLNSLLKNKTECKDSYHYSFRIIPKIAGSAGFEMSSGIRVNSVYPEDAAYNILKKNNLINI; encoded by the coding sequence ATGTCTGAAATAAGACTGGATTTTGTAACAAAAAGAGCAGTAATATTTACGAATATAAGAGAAAATAAGCCCACTGATTTATGGGATAAAAACATAATGAATGTGTTTGAAAAGTTTGATGATATAGAATATTCTCCAAACTGTCCTTTTTGCGTAGGCAATGAGCATATGACACCTGAAAATCAGTATGACAGCGAAGAGAATTGGAAGGTTAAAATCATTCCAAATATGTATCCTATAATACAAACTGAAATGGAAATTAAGAGTATAAATAAGTTTTGTTATGTATCAACAGGAATACATGATGTTATAGTAGAAACTCCAAAACATAACGAAACCTATTTTACTATGGATTTAAATCAATTCAATATTATATATGAAAAGATACATAAAAGATATAAAGAACTTATAAATAATGATGATATAAGCTATGTAAGCTTGTTTAAAAATTATAAAATGCTTGGGGGAGCGTCTTTACAGCACTCTCACAGCCAAATATTAAGTTTGGATGCTATACCTATAAAATTAAACTATGAGATAAATTCTTCATATGAATATTATAAAGATAAACATTCTTGTCCGTATTGTGATATGTTGAACTTCGAAATGAAAGCTGAAAAACGTATAATTTATGAAAATGAGTATTTTATAGCATTAGAACCATATGCTTCAGCTTATAAATATGAAACCTGGATACTTCCTAAGAATCATATATCATCTTTTGAAAATGAAGAGAAAATTTCGTATCTATCAGAGATGTTGTATAAAGTATTCAATCTCTTATATAACACAATTGGAAATTTTCCATTTAATATGTATTTAAATTCACTTTTAAAAAATAAAACTGAATGTAAAGATTCATATCACTATTCATTTAGGATAATACCTAAAATAGCAGGAAGTGCAGGATTTGAAATGTCATCAGGTATAAGAGTAAATTCAGTGTATCCGGAAGATGCTGCTTATAATATACTTAAAAAAAATAATTTAATAAATATATAG
- the rapZ gene encoding RNase adapter RapZ gives MKIVIITGLSGSGKSEAMNVMEDLGYYCIDNLPPEIIPKIVTLGYDSKGQLDKIALGIDIRGYQFLKEINTAINFLQESGYDYNVIFLESNNETLVRRYKMSRRKHPLSNGEDILDGISKEREMLKDIRKKAKYIIDTSNFLPIDLRREVISLFNENIKSKGFIITIISFGFKYGIPIDSDLVYDVRFMPNPYYVEELKEKTGNDKYVQEYVLNDVNSVKFLEKLYDMIDFLLPMYIKEGKNQLVISIGCTGGKHRSVTISNKLYEHLENQNYNAYIKHRDYMN, from the coding sequence ATGAAAATAGTTATAATTACAGGATTATCGGGTTCAGGTAAAAGTGAAGCTATGAATGTTATGGAGGATCTGGGATATTATTGCATAGATAATTTGCCTCCTGAAATAATACCTAAAATAGTTACTCTCGGATATGATTCAAAAGGACAGCTTGATAAAATTGCGCTCGGTATAGATATAAGAGGTTACCAGTTTTTAAAAGAGATAAATACTGCAATAAACTTTCTGCAAGAAAGCGGTTATGATTACAATGTTATATTTTTGGAATCAAATAATGAAACCTTGGTAAGACGTTACAAAATGTCAAGAAGAAAACACCCTTTATCAAATGGTGAAGATATTTTGGATGGAATATCAAAAGAAAGGGAAATGCTTAAAGATATTAGAAAAAAAGCAAAATATATAATAGATACATCAAATTTTTTGCCGATTGATTTGAGAAGAGAGGTTATATCACTATTTAATGAAAATATAAAAAGTAAAGGATTCATTATAACAATAATATCTTTCGGTTTCAAATACGGTATACCGATAGATTCAGATCTTGTATATGATGTAAGGTTTATGCCAAATCCATATTATGTCGAAGAACTGAAAGAAAAAACAGGAAATGACAAATATGTTCAAGAATATGTTTTAAATGATGTAAACAGTGTAAAATTTTTAGAAAAATTATATGATATGATAGATTTTTTATTGCCTATGTATATAAAAGAAGGTAAAAATCAGCTCGTTATATCAATAGGTTGTACAGGAGGTAAACATCGTTCTGTTACAATAAGTAACAAATTATACGAACATTTGGAAAATCAAAATTACAATGCTTATATAAAACATAGAGATTATATGAATTGA
- the cdaA gene encoding diadenylate cyclase CdaA translates to MWYDEFIYPFIDLITHLKLTDILDILIVAYVSYKLYELIKETRAEQLVKGIFIIVISLKLSEVLQLHAVNWILRNTVTVGLIAIIIVFQPELRRILEYIGRTKLIMKSDEETAKQKVDVINETVQACLSLSRQRIGALIVFERETGINEIIQTGTKLNAIVSRELLINIFIPNTPLHDGAVVIRKNSIIAAACFLPLTENKNLNKELGTRHRAALGITEKSDCLSLVVSEETGYISIAIKGKLYRDLNEERLRNMLSQNLIRNNNNNVLQLKKGGKNDETKS, encoded by the coding sequence ATGTGGTATGATGAATTTATATATCCTTTTATTGATTTGATAACGCATTTAAAGTTGACAGATATATTAGATATATTGATAGTTGCATACGTTTCATACAAATTATATGAACTTATAAAAGAAACAAGGGCAGAACAACTTGTTAAAGGGATATTTATAATAGTGATATCACTAAAATTATCCGAAGTTTTACAACTACATGCTGTTAATTGGATATTAAGAAATACGGTAACAGTTGGACTTATTGCGATTATTATAGTTTTTCAACCTGAACTTAGAAGAATATTGGAGTATATAGGTAGAACTAAATTAATTATGAAAAGCGATGAAGAAACCGCTAAACAAAAAGTTGATGTCATAAATGAAACTGTACAAGCTTGTCTGTCTTTGTCAAGACAGAGAATAGGTGCTTTAATAGTTTTTGAGAGAGAAACAGGTATAAATGAAATAATACAAACAGGTACAAAATTAAATGCGATAGTTTCAAGAGAATTACTAATAAATATATTTATTCCCAATACACCTCTTCATGACGGTGCAGTTGTCATAAGGAAAAATTCTATTATTGCGGCAGCCTGCTTTTTGCCACTTACAGAAAACAAAAATTTAAACAAAGAATTGGGTACAAGACATAGAGCCGCTCTTGGTATAACTGAAAAATCAGATTGTCTTTCGCTTGTGGTTTCAGAAGAAACAGGATATATATCTATTGCTATAAAAGGTAAGCTGTATAGAGATTTAAACGAAGAAAGGCTTAGAAATATGCTGAGTCAAAATCTCATAAGAAACAATAACAATAATGTTTTACAGCTAAAAAAAGGTGGAAAAAATGATGAAACAAAGTCATAA
- a CDS encoding NUDIX hydrolase encodes MREETSAGGVVVFSNAILLLKKYNKDWVLPKGRNEQGEKLEQTAVREVYEESMIKAEILKYLGEIHYTFNDNIDIGDKIHKTVYWYLMTTQNNECYPQKEEGFVEARFIEFDKALDYAKYEDEKSIIKVAIEHMKKINSKKSGKK; translated from the coding sequence ATGAGGGAAGAAACAAGTGCAGGCGGAGTAGTAGTTTTCTCAAATGCAATTCTTTTACTAAAAAAATACAACAAAGACTGGGTTCTTCCTAAAGGTAGAAATGAACAAGGGGAGAAATTAGAACAGACAGCAGTAAGAGAAGTGTATGAAGAAAGTATGATAAAAGCTGAGATATTGAAATATTTAGGAGAAATACATTATACATTTAATGACAATATAGATATAGGAGATAAGATACATAAAACTGTATATTGGTATCTAATGACAACACAAAACAATGAATGTTATCCACAAAAAGAAGAAGGTTTTGTCGAGGCGAGGTTTATAGAATTTGACAAAGCGCTCGATTATGCGAAATATGAAGATGAAAAATCAATAATAAAAGTGGCTATAGAACATATGAAAAAAATAAATAGTAAAAAATCAGGTAAAAAATAG
- a CDS encoding gluconeogenesis factor YvcK family protein: MKNKATITLLGGGTGQSNILRGLKKFDVNLNSIVTMADDGGSSGILRQEMDILPPGDLRNCILALSNIEPEMEKLFQYRFSKGSLKGQNFGNLFIAAMNEIHGDLRNAIAQTSKILAVRGNVYPVTYDNINLLAKLQNGNIVRGESIVAKECINQKSAIDKIYIEPDNVSASEDAINAIRKSDVIIAGPGSLYTSIFPVLLIKEIAYEIKKSNAVKIFITNIMTEHGETDRFTSKDFALEIVKNFNDHIFNYFIVNNGKIPNDIMLKYNKKDQNIIKFEDDDANIFKKMGITVIHEDMVKIKNRLIFHDNEKVAQIINEIFKDRYNINLEIFL; encoded by the coding sequence ATGAAAAATAAAGCGACAATTACTCTTCTTGGAGGAGGAACAGGACAATCCAATATATTAAGAGGTCTAAAAAAATTTGATGTAAACCTTAATTCAATAGTTACTATGGCAGATGACGGTGGAAGTTCAGGAATTTTAAGACAGGAAATGGATATACTTCCGCCCGGAGATTTGCGCAATTGTATATTGGCACTGTCAAACATAGAACCTGAGATGGAAAAATTATTTCAATACAGATTTTCAAAAGGCTCATTAAAAGGGCAAAATTTTGGAAATTTATTTATAGCTGCTATGAACGAAATACATGGCGATCTAAGAAATGCAATAGCACAAACATCCAAAATACTTGCTGTTAGAGGCAACGTATATCCTGTTACCTATGATAATATAAATTTGCTTGCAAAACTTCAAAATGGAAATATTGTAAGAGGAGAGTCTATAGTAGCAAAAGAATGTATAAATCAAAAAAGCGCAATAGACAAAATATATATAGAACCTGACAATGTATCTGCATCAGAAGATGCCATCAATGCAATAAGAAAATCTGATGTTATAATAGCAGGTCCCGGAAGTCTATATACAAGTATATTTCCTGTACTACTTATAAAAGAAATAGCTTATGAAATAAAAAAATCTAATGCCGTAAAGATATTCATAACAAATATAATGACAGAACATGGAGAAACAGACAGGTTTACATCAAAAGACTTTGCGCTTGAAATTGTCAAAAATTTTAATGACCATATATTTAATTATTTTATAGTAAATAACGGTAAAATTCCAAATGATATTATGCTTAAATATAATAAAAAAGACCAAAATATAATAAAGTTTGAAGATGACGATGCAAATATTTTCAAAAAAATGGGTATAACAGTAATCCATGAAGATATGGTAAAAATAAAAAATAGATTGATATTTCATGATAACGAAAAAGTTGCACAGATAATAAATGAAATTTTTAAGGATAGGTATAATATAAATTTAGAAATATTTTTATAA
- a CDS encoding HPr family phosphocarrier protein, whose amino-acid sequence MIKKEIVVNNDLGLHARPAAVFIQHANKYKSNILITKENSTVNAKSIMGVMALSVGNGETIEIKAEGPDENEAIEDLMILIQEGLAKI is encoded by the coding sequence ATGATAAAAAAAGAAATTGTAGTAAATAATGATTTAGGACTTCATGCAAGACCTGCAGCAGTATTTATTCAACATGCAAATAAATATAAATCAAATATATTGATAACAAAAGAAAATTCAACAGTAAATGCAAAATCTATAATGGGAGTTATGGCTCTTTCCGTAGGAAACGGTGAAACTATAGAAATAAAAGCGGAAGGACCTGATGAAAATGAGGCAATAGAAGATTTAATGATATTGATACAAGAAGGATTGGCAAAAATCTAA
- a CDS encoding PHP domain-containing protein, translated as MKIFADYHTHTIYSDGKTTIKENVEQAIKIGLKTIGISDHGYKHMGFGVKYENYPKIREEIDRLQEKYKQIKILMGIECNILDDKGNIDIDDKIISYMDYVMAGYHFGSTPKNLRGAKNHMFNYIKPLKNYEIDYNTRALINAMKNNDLFILTHPGDKGNVDIEEIAKVAEQTGTVLEINERHHNLTYEQLLKVKHFDIKYVISSDAHKKDAIGVVDDAIKRAVKAEIPINRIINVI; from the coding sequence TTGAAAATTTTTGCAGATTATCATACCCATACTATATACAGTGATGGTAAAACTACAATAAAGGAAAATGTTGAGCAGGCAATAAAAATAGGTCTTAAAACCATAGGTATATCAGATCATGGATATAAACATATGGGTTTTGGAGTTAAATATGAAAACTATCCCAAAATAAGAGAAGAAATTGACAGATTACAAGAAAAATATAAGCAAATAAAAATACTTATGGGGATAGAGTGCAATATACTCGATGATAAAGGAAATATAGATATTGATGATAAAATAATATCTTATATGGATTATGTTATGGCAGGATATCATTTCGGTTCAACTCCAAAAAATTTAAGGGGAGCCAAAAATCATATGTTTAATTATATAAAACCCTTAAAAAATTATGAGATTGATTATAATACCAGAGCTTTAATAAATGCTATGAAAAACAATGATTTATTCATATTAACGCATCCGGGAGATAAAGGTAACGTAGATATAGAGGAGATTGCAAAAGTAGCTGAGCAAACAGGCACAGTACTGGAAATAAACGAAAGACACCACAACTTGACATATGAACAACTTTTAAAAGTAAAACATTTCGATATAAAATATGTTATTTCATCAGATGCTCATAAAAAAGATGCCATAGGTGTGGTGGATGATGCAATAAAAAGAGCTGTAAAAGCTGAAATACCTATAAATAGAATAATAAATGTAATATAA